The DNA region TTCTCATTTTTAACAAATTCTGGTATCCAGCCATCATTGGTAGATACATTTACAGACCCGTTCATTGCTGCTGTCATGCCACTAGTACCGGATGCTTCCCGTGTAATTCTAGGTGTATTTAGCCAAATATCCGATCCGTATTTCAACTTTCTCGACAATTCTATTTCATAACCTGTCAGTATGGTAATGTTGGGTTTGGGTTTAGAATAATTTACCAAATAATTGAAAGTATCAATTGCACCATAATCAAAAGGATAGGGTTTGCCAGCCCAAATAATTTGAACAGGATAGTTGCCATTGGAAATTAGCCTTTCAAAACGCTCTATATCAAAAAGTAATAAGTCCGCTCGCTTATAAGCTGCAAATCGTCGTGCCCAAACTATAGTTAAAGTATTAGGGTCGAATTGCTTACCAGTTTGATTAAAAACCTCTTGGAAGAGCACTTTTTTTAATTCCTTTTTTCTTTTGGTATAGGCTTTTGCATTTTTTTTCGCCGCTGCTTTTTTTATACTGGTGTCTTGCCAAAATTTTTGATTTTGGGCGTTGGTAATGGGAATAATGTTACTGATTGCCTCAAAACCTTTCCACATATCTTTTGCAACCTTTGCATGCAATTTAGAAACCGCGTTCGATTTTTTAGCCATCCTAAGGGCAGCAACGGTATAATTTATCATTCCGCCATTAACAACCTCTTTTTCCAGTTCTTTTTGCGATAAAAATTTTCCAAAGAAACCACAGCGGTTTAAGTGACGAGCTTCACGCTCTTCGTTTCCTGCTGCAACCGGAGTATGGGTTGTAAAAACCATTTGATTTTTTTTAATGCCTTTATCTTTCAAATAATAAAAAGCCGGCAATGCATGACCTTCATTTAGATGATAAACATCCGCTCCTCCCAAGGCTTCTACGATTTTTGCACCTCCAATACCCAAAACAATGCTTTGTGATACCCGAGTTACTTCGTTCGAATCATATAAATGATTTGTAATTGTTCTTGATAAATGATCATTCCTATCTACATCCGTGGTCAATAAATAAATAGGTACCGTACCGAATATTTCTGGTTTTAACACCATGGCACGAACTTTTACCGAGGCATTGTCGTGAATTTTAATCTCAACTTCCAAGCCTGAGTCTTCTAAAAAATCATAATGTTTTTCAGTAAAATCAACTTTTAAGGTTTGATCGTCATTCCTGTTTTGGTCATAGTAGCCATATTTCCATAATATGCCAATTCCAATTTGGTTTTGTTTTAGCTCAAATGCCGATTTCATATGTGACCCAGCTAAAAAACCAAGTCCGCCAGAGTAAATCTTCAATGCTTGGTCAATACCAAACTCCATACTAAAATAAGCTACTTTTTTGTTAAATTGTTTTGCGGGTTTATAGGGATGGTACCATTTATTGTACTTAGAAGACATTTTATTAGGGATAAGGTTTAAGGTTTAATTTTACTTTTTAAAAGGGATTTCCAAATGTGTGTCACTTCCCGAAATAATATTGGCAATGACTCTGGTTTGAGGATACTGTTCTAAAATTATTTTTATAAATACAGTAATAGGAATAGACATTATCATGCCAGGAACGCCCCAAATAAAGCCCCAGAACATTAACATTACCAATACGGTTATAATATTTATGGAGAAGGATTTTCCCATGAAAATGGGCTCTAAAATACTGCCAAATAATACCTGTACACCAGTGATGGTTATTATAAAAAACAATAATATACTGTTCGGGTCTAATTCGACAAAAGCAAATAACGATAGTAAGATTACAGTGATAAAAGAACCTACCATTTGAACAAAATTTATTGTAAAAGCAAACAAGCCCCAAAAAATAGGAAAGCTTACATCAAAAAAGTAACAGGCCAATCCAGTACAGATTCCTGTACCTAAACTGACTAAAAACTTAACTTTTATAAACTTTGCAATATCCTTCTCAATTTTTATAAAAGTTTTTACAGAAGTGTGTTTTTGTTTAAGGATGGTGTTGTTCATTAATTTTTGAACATTAATAGATTCGGCCAACCAAAGTACCACAAAAAAGGCTGTCATCAATGTCATTGTTATTGTATTGCCTATATAACTTACTGTAGTGCCAAAATTGTCTTTGTTTAGAAACTGCTTTAAAAAATTTCTATCAGTTCCGTAATCAATTCCAAAAAACTGCTCTATTGAATTAAGCAGAGCCAACAATTTTACCTGTGCCTTTTCTATAAAAGCATCATTTGTCGCTATTATTTCCCTACTTGATAAGTGAATTAGTTCGCCAACAATTTTTAAACCTCCAATAATTATCAGTATAACAATAGAAATACTGATTGCTTTTGGTATTCCTTTTTTTTGGAGCCAACGTAACAAGGGTAAAAACAGTAAGGCAATAAACATTGAAAACACTAGTGGTATAAAAATAAACGATAGTATTTTTAACAAATAAAATACTACGGGTATCACTAGAATTAACAATAGTGTATTTGTTGTTTTAAGATTGTTCATTGTTGATGAATAATTTTAGTGGGCAAAGTTAATTAAAGATTTGATTTTTTAATCGCTTTTATCATTCTTTTGTTACCAAAAATATCTTTACGTAATTCAATAGTATTAAAACCTTTTTGGGCTAATAATTGCATTGTTTCTGAAGCCAAATATTGATTAATTTCTAAATAAATCAGTCCGCTTTCTATTAAACTTTCTTTTGCAAAATCGGCAATTTTATCATAAAACAACAATGGATTTTCATCTTTAACAAATAAGGCTAAATGAGGCTCGTTTTGCAATACGTTGTTATGCATTTCATGTTTTTCCAATTCACGCACATAAGGTGGATTACTAACAATAATATCATATTTTGTTGTAATTGGAGTTATATTACTATTCAAAATATCCTGTTCCATAAAATTAACTTCTACTTGGTTTAACGTTGCATTTTGCTTTGCAACAGCTAGTGCTTTTTTAGAAACGTCAATTGCAGAAATTTTTGATTTTGGTAAATTTTTAGCCAGACCGATAGCGATACAGCCACTTCCTGTGCCAATATCTAAGATGTTGGTAGATGATGAATTTATTAGGTTTTCTTCTTCCAAAATCCAGCTTACTAATTCTTCTGTTTCTGGTCTTGGAATCAAAATATTTTCGTGGACTTTAAAAGTCAGTCCATAAAATTCGGTTTTACCTATTATGTATTGTATTGGTTTTTCTTCTTTTAATAATTTTAAGGATTGTTTAAAATAGTTTAAATCGTTTTCAGAAATTTTCAGGTTTTGTTGTAAAATAATTTCTGTTTTTGGCAGCTTTAAACAATCTTCAATCAGCAAATAATAAAATGATAGTATTTCTTTTTTAGGATAACTATTTTTTAATACTTCAATAAAAAGAGATTTTAGTTCTAATAAGGTCATTCGTTTAGCTTTTTAAGCATCCAAACACCGCAAGCACAATGGCCAGTAT from Aureibaculum sp. 2308TA14-22 includes:
- a CDS encoding AI-2E family transporter; translated protein: MNNLKTTNTLLLILVIPVVFYLLKILSFIFIPLVFSMFIALLFLPLLRWLQKKGIPKAISISIVILIIIGGLKIVGELIHLSSREIIATNDAFIEKAQVKLLALLNSIEQFFGIDYGTDRNFLKQFLNKDNFGTTVSYIGNTITMTLMTAFFVVLWLAESINVQKLMNNTILKQKHTSVKTFIKIEKDIAKFIKVKFLVSLGTGICTGLACYFFDVSFPIFWGLFAFTINFVQMVGSFITVILLSLFAFVELDPNSILLFFIITITGVQVLFGSILEPIFMGKSFSINIITVLVMLMFWGFIWGVPGMIMSIPITVFIKIILEQYPQTRVIANIISGSDTHLEIPFKK
- the glgP gene encoding alpha-glucan family phosphorylase, with the protein product MSSKYNKWYHPYKPAKQFNKKVAYFSMEFGIDQALKIYSGGLGFLAGSHMKSAFELKQNQIGIGILWKYGYYDQNRNDDQTLKVDFTEKHYDFLEDSGLEVEIKIHDNASVKVRAMVLKPEIFGTVPIYLLTTDVDRNDHLSRTITNHLYDSNEVTRVSQSIVLGIGGAKIVEALGGADVYHLNEGHALPAFYYLKDKGIKKNQMVFTTHTPVAAGNEEREARHLNRCGFFGKFLSQKELEKEVVNGGMINYTVAALRMAKKSNAVSKLHAKVAKDMWKGFEAISNIIPITNAQNQKFWQDTSIKKAAAKKNAKAYTKRKKELKKVLFQEVFNQTGKQFDPNTLTIVWARRFAAYKRADLLLFDIERFERLISNGNYPVQIIWAGKPYPFDYGAIDTFNYLVNYSKPKPNITILTGYEIELSRKLKYGSDIWLNTPRITREASGTSGMTAAMNGSVNVSTNDGWIPEFVKNEKNCFVFPEVDHNLPAWDQDKIDSDSLYDILENKVLPLYYSTPKKWQDIVFQSIDNVLPEFGSKRMATQYYKELY
- the prmC gene encoding peptide chain release factor N(5)-glutamine methyltransferase, which translates into the protein MTLLELKSLFIEVLKNSYPKKEILSFYYLLIEDCLKLPKTEIILQQNLKISENDLNYFKQSLKLLKEEKPIQYIIGKTEFYGLTFKVHENILIPRPETEELVSWILEEENLINSSSTNILDIGTGSGCIAIGLAKNLPKSKISAIDVSKKALAVAKQNATLNQVEVNFMEQDILNSNITPITTKYDIIVSNPPYVRELEKHEMHNNVLQNEPHLALFVKDENPLLFYDKIADFAKESLIESGLIYLEINQYLASETMQLLAQKGFNTIELRKDIFGNKRMIKAIKKSNL